A region of the Variovorax sp. 54 genome:
CGAGCACCTGGCCGACGACGCCATCCGTGCCGAGCAGGTCGTCCACGAGGCCGTCCAGGCCCAGCGGAACGGTGACGCCGCCGAGCAGGCCTTCGCTGCCCAGCACGTTCTCGAGCGCATTGCCCAGTGCATCGGTCAGGTAGTCGACCTGGCCGATCAGCGAGCCGACCAGCGCATCGGTCAATCCGTTGCCGAGCAGGCCGTCGACCACCGGGGTCAGCACGCCGCCGACGTGGATGGCGATGTTCCCGACCGCGTTGTCCACGGCCTCGAACTCGTTCGGATCGTTGGGCCGGAACTCCTCGCCGGTAACCGGCGAGAGCAGGTTGTCGACCAGGTCGGTGAGGCCGTCGGCCACGGGCATCAGCGAGGCCAGCGTGCCCGACGAGTCGGACGCGCCGCGTGTGGCCGGGCCGTTCCCGCCGCCCAGGCCCAGGGCGTTGTCGAGCGCGCCGAGCAGGTGGCCGGCGAGGCCGTCGCCCGGGTCGAGCAGGTGGTCGGCGTCGGCATCGGCGTCCGCATCGGCGTCCGCATCAGCGTCTGCATCCGAGTCGGCATCGGCATCCGCATCTGCGTCGGTATCGGCGTCTGCATCCGCATCGGCATCCGCGTCTGCATCGGTGTCCGAGTCGGCGTCCGCATCGCTGTCGCCGATGCCCGAGACGAACAGCGGGAACCCGCCGCCGTCGCCACCGCCACCCCCGCTCAGTGCGGCGCCCAGGCCGATGGCGCCCAGTGCGCCGAGTGCGAATTCACCCAGGCCGATGCCGCTGCCGGCCGCGGTCTTCTTGCTCACGGCGAGTGCCGCGGCTTCCGCGTCGCTGTCGGGCGAGGTGACATCGAGGTTGCCCGAGGCCACGTCGACGTTCACCTGCTCCAGGCCGCTGGACAGCTTGGTCGAGGTGATGGTGGCGTCGGTGCCGCTGGCGAACACGCCGGCCAGTGGTGCCTTGTTGGTGGCCGAGCCGGGGAACAGCACGTTGGCCTGGCCGCCGTCGGGCACGATCACGCGGTCGCCTGCAATGAGGGTCTGGTTGCCGTCCACCGGCATGCGAAATCCGTCGCGCATGACGACCGTGCCGGGCGTGGCGTTGGACAGCGTGCCCAGGCTGGTCGGCGCGGCGGGCGCGGCCATGGGGGCGCTCGAGCCGACGGGGCCCAGGGGCGTGACGCTGGCCTGCGCGAGCACCACGGGAGCACCGCTTTCGGCGGCGGCGGGGATCGAAGCGATCGGCGATACGGTGGTGGTCATGCGGCCTCCTCGTCAAATAAATGACTACAGAGGGCAACATGCGTGCCGCCTTTGTTTTCAGCCGTCAGTGCGTGGCCGAAAACGCCGTATCTCGTTGATTCGAAAAGACTTTTGTACGAATGGCCTCATCGGCCCCGTGGTGCAAAAGAGGCAGCTGTCGCCACTCGTTACGTAACACGGCGCAATTTTTTATCGGAACGTCCGCGGCGTTCAGGGGGGCTCAGCTGCGCAGCCGAGCCTGCAGGCTTTTCAGGTTCGCGAGCCACGCGAGGTAGTCCTCGTCGTCCTCGCCCAGCTCGGCCCAGGTGTCGTGGCCGTCGGCATCAGGGTCGTCGAGGATGGCCAGCAGGGCGTCGGCGGCGGCATGGCGCAAGGCGGCGGGCGGTGCGGCCTTGCCGGCGCACCAGTCGACCGCGTCCGGGTGCGCATCGGCGCTGCCTTGGCCGGCGAGCAGTGCCAGCACTTCGCTCGCGGCGACGGTGCCTTCCGTCGAACCTGAATCCAGCGTCTCCTGGATGAATGCGAGCGCGTCATCGGCTTCCTGCAGTTCAGCCAGCCAATCGAGTGCGTCGTCGTTGCCGAAGCCTGCCGTGGACCATGTACCCATTCGTTTGACTCCCGTGTGTGGCGTGGCCACGGTTTGCAGATTCAGTGATGCTAGCGGCCCGATGGAGTGATCGCGCGCCCTCTCAGAATTCGTCAGAATGCCAAACGACGCTTCCAAGTAGCATGGCCGCGCCTCTGAACAAGGGGCGCGTGATCATCCAGTCCGTGAGCCGCCGGAGCCCTCTCTTGGGGC
Encoded here:
- a CDS encoding DUF4259 domain-containing protein, translated to MGTWSTAGFGNDDALDWLAELQEADDALAFIQETLDSGSTEGTVAASEVLALLAGQGSADAHPDAVDWCAGKAAPPAALRHAAADALLAILDDPDADGHDTWAELGEDDEDYLAWLANLKSLQARLRS